The Bacteroidales bacterium genome includes a region encoding these proteins:
- a CDS encoding NUDIX domain-containing protein: MSNGDELFPLVDEEGIVIGKATRSYCHGGSKPLHPVVHLHILNDKGELYLQKRSMKKDIQPGKWDTAVGGHIDYGEEIEVALKREAREELGITEFEFSLVTKYLFESEIERELINCYKTVYNGVITPDLDEVDEGRFWSITDIQNNIGKGIFTPNFESEFLKISSVLCAN; encoded by the coding sequence ATGAGTAATGGTGATGAGCTATTCCCTTTAGTAGACGAAGAGGGTATTGTTATTGGCAAGGCTACAAGAAGTTATTGTCATGGAGGCAGCAAACCTCTACACCCAGTTGTGCATCTACATATCCTTAACGACAAGGGTGAGTTGTATCTTCAAAAACGCTCTATGAAGAAGGATATTCAACCCGGCAAATGGGATACAGCTGTTGGTGGCCACATAGATTATGGCGAGGAGATTGAGGTAGCTTTAAAGCGTGAGGCTCGAGAAGAGCTGGGCATTACCGAATTTGAGTTCTCTTTGGTTACTAAATATCTGTTTGAATCAGAGATTGAACGCGAACTTATCAATTGCTACAAAACTGTATATAATGGTGTTATTACTCCTGATCTTGACGAAGTTGATGAAGGTAGATTTTGGAGTATAACAGATATACAAAACAACATTGGTAAAGGAATTTTCACCCCCAATTTTGAAAGCGAATTTTTAAAGATTAGTTCGGTACTTTGTGCCAATTAG